The Dama dama isolate Ldn47 chromosome X, ASM3311817v1, whole genome shotgun sequence nucleotide sequence CGCACCATCGATAACAGCTAAGTGGTCAATTCTGGGGACTTAGGGTTGGGAGTCGGGGCGGGCTCAAGGCGCGGGCAACACACGCAAGCCCGCCATCTCCAGCGGCAACCGCCACTGCTTGCAGATACCTCTCTGGAGCGGGAAAGAATACTGTCAAGAGGCCCCCACTGTTCTAGTGCCCAGAGTTAGAGCGTTTCTGCCAAGCCTTAGTGAGAGTCTTGCCTTTggggaaaggagaaggagaaCGGACAGGACAGGATCTGTCTTTTCGGGAGATCACGAAAAAAAGATCTCATACTGGATAGCGTTGACTTTTTGTTAGTTTAATCTAGCAAGTGGCAACGTTGCCGAGCCTCCTTAAACCCTAGCCATGTCGCCCCCAACAGTGCCTCCAATGGGCGTAGATGGCGTGTCCGCATACCTGATGAAGAAAAGGCACACCCACAGGAAGCAGCGGCGCAAGCCCACTTTCCTCACTCGTAGGAACATCGTTGGCTGCCGCATTCAACACGGCTGGAAGGAAGGCAACGAGCCTGTGGAGCAGTGGAAGGGCACCGTGCTTGAGCAGGTTTCCGTGAAGCCCACTCTCTACATCATCAAATATGATGGCAAGGATAGTGTGTATGGGCTAGAACTGCACCGAGATAAGAGAGTTTTAGCACTAGAGATCCTTCCTGAAAGAGTGCCAACTCCTCGCATTGATTCGCGCCTGGCAGATTCCCTGATTGGCAAGGCAGTAGGTCATGTGTTTGAGGGTGAGCACGGTACGAAAGATGAATGGAAGGGCATGGTCCTGGCGCGAGCTCCTGTGATGGACACTTGGTTTTACATCACCTATGAGAAAGATCCAGTCCtttatatgtacacactgctggaTGACTACAAAGATGGTGACCTGCGCATCATTCCAGATTCCAGCTACTATTTCCCTACAGCAGAACGGGAGCCTGGAGAAGTTGTCGACAGCCTTGTGGGCAAGCAGGTGGAGCACGCCAAAGATGATGGGTCCAAGAGAACCGGCATTTTCATTCATCAAGTTGTTGCCAAGCCATCTGTCTACTTCATTAAGTTTGATGATGATATTCACATTTATGTCTATGGTTTGGTGAAAACACCCTAAAGATTCGTTATACTATTGCAGAAGTTGTGGAattattaaatgtaaaatatattgtgTGAACTTTTGAGAACAGTTTTGGTGTCAGAGATTAAAGAAGTTATTAATTACTGTGCACCAAATTTACATTGACTAGTTCCACAATTTTGTCACAAGTATACTTTGGTACTTTTTATATTACCTTGTtctgtaataaaatttttaaataggatGCTAATAGAAAATTGAAAACTGTTCATAAAATTTTAACAATGGAAAattagataaagaaaaataaatggtgtATACACACTGTATCTTCccctcctccatttctttgccttaccattttttttttttctccccaggtAACAAATGTTAAGAACATAATGTATATCCTTCCatgttttccccattttcctaaaggaaatttgTTGTCCTTTCTACAGAAACAGCAAGCCACATTATTTCTCTGTAATTGCTTTTCTCACTTGACATATCCTCTGGTCAGTAACTACAGATATCTCTCTATCTCTCCCATGCCTCTGTCTCTCTTCCATCTCCCCCTggaatttatttctgtatatggtATAAGATAGAGGTCCAACTATACATTGTACTTATATTGAATGCTTGATTGTACCAtcacatttgttaaatgaatcactcatttcccctttccttctatttctccttGTCTTCCTTCTTTCTAATAGCTGCATACACAGTACATACTATGTACCATTTATGTACCATTACATTTTTGAtggtcttttattttccttttttttttttccaccatagCACTGCTACTGATGCTTTTATTTCTATACAGTAGCTTCCCAGAAATGGGACTGCTAGGTAggtgtatatttaattttaagagaTACTACAAAATTGCCATCCAAAATGAAAGTGATCATTTTCCAGCATCTCCTACAGCAGCACACTTTAGTATTTGCAAACCTGAATGGTGAAAAATTACATAGTATTGTCTCTTTAATTGACAAACTcaatgagttttttgtttttgctttttactatTTGGACTTTTTTGTGATTGCTAATTcttatcttttgctcattttctattGAATAGTTGATCTTTTCCTTATAAATCTGTAGTAATTCTAAATATATTTCCTATGTCGTGCTATTAGTCAGTTGTAGCCCACATGTGTTatgattttctccattctatcATTAATGTTGACTTTATTGATATCTTCTCTTTTTTactgtacagttttttttttgttgttgtttgtttgttttttaatttcctatCCCTTTTTAAGCTTTTGGGTTTCTTGTCTTTTTCAGCTGAATGCTCCCACCCCTAGTCATACAAATACTTACCTACATTATTTCCTAATAACTATTTGATCCATcaggaattaatttttgtgtatggcatacAATAGACGTCCAACTATACATTTTGTTTACATTGTATACCTGGTTATGCTatcacatttattaaataaatcacCCACTTTCCAGTTTCTGAGCCAGTATCACATTATTTTAATTGTACTGGCTTGACCATAAACTTTGGACTTTGGTAAAGCAAGTTCCCTGTcactggttggtttttttttttttttcttttatgtaattTGTCCTAGGCATTCATTCTTTCGCATGAAACTTGTCAGCATtctttccacttttaaaaaaagcGTGATGTCTTAGAATTGTATTACATTTCTGCATTTCTATTAGAGGACGATTTTAATAGTAATGTTAATTGTAAATACTTGAGAATTTTGGTACATCATTAAAATCTTTTGGTTGTATTTTTGTAATGTTCTTCATATAGGTTCATCACATCTGATTAAATTTATCTCtaaatatttttacagtttttgtcacattttgaaatgTATCTTTTCCTCCTCATTTGTATTTTTGGCAATATATACAAACTGGAgttattttccttctattttcatcTTACAAAATACTCTGAATTATACtgggtttttaaaatagaatatttggGACTTTTTAGATATAGAGTCATCTCACCTGTAAGTaagatcattttatttcttataatgtTTATATTAATCATTATTATATTATCTGGATTCTCAAAAAAATGTTGAATGATGATTATGACAGACATGCCTGTCTTGTTATTAATTTTCATGAATTTGTCTTTAGTATTCCCTATTAATATGACATTTGCTGTTGGTTATTGGTAAATAGTCATTAACCATTAACATGTTTAGGGAATTTCATCTCTTCCTGTTTTACTTAACATTATTACTAAAAGTGGCTCCTGAAGTTTATCAAATATCTTTTCAGTGTCTATTGATAAAAtagtacaattttttttcctttaatttgttGGCATAATGAATTAGAGTGGTAGGTATTTGATATTGAACCAAATTTGTGtatctggaataaatcccacttggtcatggtgtaatAATCATCTGATATATTGCTGGATATTAttaactaatattttatttagtattaTTGTATTTACATTTCAAAGTGAAATTGTATTTTACAAGTTTTGTTATTAAAATTGTGctagctttaaaaaatgaaattatgagtTTTCAACCATTTTACTGTTCCTGGAATAGTTTAAATagctttagaattatttgttctttaaaaactagCTGGTAATGAGCTATAAAAACAATCTAATCCTGGTGACAATTTCAGtggtagatctttaatccactttcttatctcttcaaTGATAATTGATTTATTCAAGCTTTCTGTTATAAAGAAATGTATATTCATCTgtgaaatacaaaatttaaagttttctCTATTACAGGCTTCTTGCTTGTATTATTCAGATGCTTTATGTCTTTGTGTGttgtatatgcatatatcttAGCTATGTTCAATTTTGAAAACATTGTAATAAAACCATCTCCAACTGTTTTAAATtctctttgcattttatttattttgaaaaaggaaaatatagtaTGGAAAGTATGAAAGACATAAGAAACATCTATTTACCTTCACTTAGAATTAGCAAATGTCAACATTTGGcatatttgcaaaatataaagTTTCCATCCTCTGCAAAGAGAGACACTATCATGAATTTAGAGTGAATATtgcttatgttttatatttttattgaacatATACCATAGTTGATAATAGTATTGatttctgtgtttaaaaaaattcaatatgaATAGTAAACTTTAAATCATGTgaaatttcttttagtttttgttgcagggatcttcttttttttccaattggGAAATGGATTGCAACTTCAAAAATAACAGTAACACTGACTTTAGAATGCAAGTTTCTGTTCTAGGTACTTTTGCCACTCCTGATACCCAGGCTTGGCCCTAGCCACAGCACTGGCAATTgactgaaaaagacaaaatttcaCCTCTCAAGGACACTTTATCTTGACTGTAGTGAGGCAGCTATCCACCACCCACCACTGACCTCAAGATTAGAAATAAACCTTATATTTTTCCATGATAATACTGGAGTTATCCTACTTTCTGACACTCAGAATTAGGGCTGCTCCCAGTCCTGGAACTGTTTTAAGAGTTTGGGACATAGCAGTGGACAAACAAAAAGCTTCATTTAACAcacggtcttttttttttttttaatttaattttatttttttcatttatttttattagttggaggctaattacttcacaacattgcagtgggttttgtcatacattgacatgaatcagccatggagttacatgtattccccatccctatcccccctcccacctccctctccacccgattcctctgggtcttcccagtgcaccaggcccgagcacttgtctcatgcatccagcctgggctggtgatctgtttcactatagataacatacacgctgttctctcgaaacatcccacccttgccttctcccacagagtccaaaagtctgttctgtacatctgtgtctctttttctgttttgcatataaggttatcgttaccatctttctaaattccatatatatgtgttagtatgctgtaatgttctttatctttctggataaggaagctgtggtacatattcaccatggaatattactcattagTTTATTAATTTAGTAATTTAATattactattaaaaagaattcatttgaatcagttctaatgagatggatgaaactggagcccattatacagaatgaagtaatccagaaagataaagaacacatGGCCTTTTATCTTTCAAGTAACCTTCAGGTAAATAACAAGATGTAAGGTGGGTATAAAACACTACAAAACAACATAAAAAGGGTGT carries:
- the SPIN4 gene encoding spindlin-4, coding for MSPPTVPPMGVDGVSAYLMKKRHTHRKQRRKPTFLTRRNIVGCRIQHGWKEGNEPVEQWKGTVLEQVSVKPTLYIIKYDGKDSVYGLELHRDKRVLALEILPERVPTPRIDSRLADSLIGKAVGHVFEGEHGTKDEWKGMVLARAPVMDTWFYITYEKDPVLYMYTLLDDYKDGDLRIIPDSSYYFPTAEREPGEVVDSLVGKQVEHAKDDGSKRTGIFIHQVVAKPSVYFIKFDDDIHIYVYGLVKTP